The following are from one region of the Oryzias latipes chromosome 12, ASM223467v1 genome:
- the LOC111948291 gene encoding m7GpppN-mRNA hydrolase-like produces METKRVEIPSSVLDDLCSRFILHIPSEERDNAIRVCFQIELAHWFYLDFCLQNTPGAPHCGIRDFAKAVFHHCPFLLPHGEEVQKVLEQWKEYKMGVPTYGAIILDESLENVG; encoded by the exons ATGGAGACCAAACGAGTCGAGATCCCGTCGAGCGTCTTGGACGACCTGTGCAG CCGGTTCATACTTCACATTCCAAGCGAAGAGCGGGACAATGCTATCCGGGTCTGCTTCCAGATCGAGTTGGCCCATTGGTTCTACTTGGACTTCTGCTTGCAGAACACACCAGGAGCGCCTCATTGTGGCATCAGAGACTTTGCAAAGGCTG TTTTTCATCACTGCCCTTTCTTGTTGCCTCATggagaggaggtgcagaaagtGCTGGAGCAGTGGAAAGAGTACAAGATGGGAGTACCAACGTATGGAGCGATAATTCTGGATGAATCCCTGGAAAATGTaggttga